A region of Heteronotia binoei isolate CCM8104 ecotype False Entrance Well chromosome 2, APGP_CSIRO_Hbin_v1, whole genome shotgun sequence DNA encodes the following proteins:
- the BSG gene encoding basigin, with the protein FALTPVQLIAGFIKSPLSQKKLTEDSVELHCEAIGHPIPEIQWWFEGAEPNETTVQLWDGAWQDRVTINATYKQHSTSSISITNLTLNDSGTYECRASNDPDRNHLSKSPKVKWIRSQANVIVIERPTITASQEMTDDSKLVISCNISGAPTEIKGHYWMKGNTKIQSDDSSADFTSYTIQKVDHESSGEYYCFFESTPLSNGTVFVKVKPYVVAYKKSEQGNEKDTGVLICKSLSYPPIVQWSWFKMADGPQPVVNGTDDRYSITSNGSKTELRITALDMEKDPGEYKCNGTNEMGEGGAVVSLRVRSRLAALWPFLGIVAEVLVLVTIIFIYEKRRKPDEVPDDDDGGSAPLKSNASNHKDQNVRQRNAN; encoded by the exons TTTGCACTAACACCTGTTCAACTCATAGCTGGCTTTATAAAGTCGCCCCTGTCTCAAAAGAAGCTGACCGAGGACAGTGTGGAATTGCACTGCGAAGCCATCGGCCATCCCATCCCAGAGATCCAGTGGTGGTTTGAGGGGGCAGAGCCCAACGAGACCACTGTCCAGCTGTGGGACGGCGCCTGGCAGGATCGGGTCACAATCAACGCCACCTACAAGCAGCACTCCACAAGCTCCATCTCCATCACCAATCTAACCCTCAACGACTCCGGCACATACGAATGCCGGGCCAGCAACGACCCGGATCGCAATCACTTGTCGAAGAGTCCCAAAGTCAAGTGGATCCGTTCCCAGGCGAACGTGATTGTCATTGAGC GCCCCACAATCACAGCCTCACAAGAGATGACTGATGACTCGAAACTGGTCATTTCTTGTAACATAAGTGGAGCGCCAACAGAAATCAAAGGTCATTACTGGATGAAGGGGAACACCAAGATTCAGTCGGATGACAGTTCTGCTGATTTCACTTCCTACAC GATACAGAAAGTGGATCATGAATCTTCGGGAGAATACTACTGTTTCTTTGAGAGCACCCCACTCTCAAACGGGACTGTGTTTGTGAAAG TTAAACCTTACGTGGTTGCCTACAAGAAGTCAGAGCAGGGGAACGAGAAGGATACCGGGGTCCTCATTTGCAAGTCTTTGTCATATCCCCCCATCGTCCAGTGGTCCTGGTTCAAGATGGCGGACGGGCCCCAG CCTGTTGTGAATGGTACAGATGACCGATACAGCATCACATCCAATGGCAGCAAGACAGAGCTGCGAATCACAGCCCTGGACATGGAGAAAGACCCGGGCGAGTACAAGTGCAACGGCACCAATGAGATGGGCGAAGGGGGTGCCGTTGTGAGCTTGCGGGTTCGCAGCCGCCTGGCAGCTCTGTGGCCGTTCCTGGGGATCGTGGCCGAAGTCCTGGTTCTTGTTACTATTATCTTCATCTACGAAAAGAGAAGAAAGCCCGACGAGGTTCCCGATG ATGACGACGGAGGGTCTGCACCATT GAAAAGCAATGCTTCCAATCATAAGGATCAGAACGTACGCCAAAGGAATGCAAATTAA